In the Grimontia kaedaensis genome, one interval contains:
- the tusA gene encoding sulfurtransferase TusA: MSSEFENPDHFLDAEGLRCPEPVMMVRKTIRNMAEGETLLVTADDPSTTRDIPSFCRFMDHTLVAHESETSPFRYLIKKGL; encoded by the coding sequence ATGAGCTCAGAATTTGAAAATCCGGATCACTTTTTAGACGCAGAAGGCCTGCGTTGTCCGGAACCGGTCATGATGGTAAGAAAAACAATCCGCAACATGGCGGAGGGGGAAACCTTACTGGTGACGGCGGACGATCCGTCCACGACACGCGACATCCCAAGTTTCTGCCGTTTCATGGACCACACCCTTGTTGCCCATGAGTCAGAAACAAGCCCATTCCGCTATCTGATCAAGAAAGGTCTTTAA
- the glyS gene encoding glycine--tRNA ligase subunit beta, translating into MANNFLIELGTEELPPTQLRTLAEAFAANFEQELKDAELTHEGMVWYATPRRLALKVIALADQQADKMVEKRGPAISAAFDADGNPTKAAQGWARGCGIDVSEAERMVTDKGEWLLFKQEVKGKNTKDIVVALADKALANLPIAKPMRWGDKDTLFIRPVKTLTILLGDELIEGTIMGVDSARTIRGHRFMGEAEFTIDNADQYPAILEERGKVIADYEARKATIIADAQKAAELVGGIADLEDDLVEEVTSLVEWPVVLTATFEEKFLKVPSEALVYTMKGDQKYFPVYSEDKQLLPNFIFVSNIESKEPRHVIEGNEKVVRPRLADAEFFFDTDRKRPLIDRLPQLETAIFQKQLGTIKDKTDRITELAGYIADKIGADVEKAKRAGLLAKCDLMTSMVFEFTETQGVMGMHYARHDGEAEDVAVALNEQYMPRFAGDELPGNGVSSALAMADKLDTIVGIFGIGQAPKGSDPFALRRASLGVLRIIVEYGYDLDLTDLIAKTKSLFGDRLTNDKVEADVIEFMLGRFRAWYQDEGHSVDAIQAVLAMNPTQPADFDKRVKAVTHFRSLDAAESLAAANKRVGNILAKYDGELSDTINSELLVEDAEKALAQKVTSMVEALKPVFAAGDYQAALTQLADLREPVDTFFDNVMVMAEDEALKANRLALLNTLRSQFMNVADISLLQK; encoded by the coding sequence ATGGCGAACAATTTTCTGATTGAGCTGGGTACTGAAGAGCTGCCACCAACGCAACTTCGTACACTGGCTGAAGCATTTGCAGCAAACTTTGAGCAAGAGCTGAAAGACGCTGAACTGACCCACGAAGGTATGGTTTGGTACGCAACCCCTCGTCGTCTGGCACTGAAAGTCATTGCGCTGGCTGACCAACAAGCTGACAAGATGGTTGAGAAACGTGGCCCTGCCATCTCTGCCGCTTTTGACGCAGACGGCAACCCAACCAAAGCGGCACAGGGTTGGGCGCGTGGTTGTGGTATCGATGTATCAGAAGCCGAGCGTATGGTGACTGATAAAGGTGAATGGCTGCTGTTCAAGCAAGAAGTTAAAGGTAAGAACACCAAAGACATCGTTGTCGCACTGGCTGATAAGGCACTGGCGAATCTGCCAATCGCAAAGCCAATGCGCTGGGGTGACAAAGACACCCTGTTCATCCGTCCGGTGAAGACCCTGACTATCCTGTTGGGTGACGAGCTGATTGAAGGCACCATCATGGGTGTTGATTCAGCGCGTACCATTCGTGGTCACCGCTTTATGGGTGAAGCGGAATTTACTATCGACAATGCTGACCAGTATCCAGCGATTCTGGAAGAGCGCGGTAAAGTCATTGCCGATTACGAAGCACGTAAAGCCACTATCATCGCTGATGCCCAAAAGGCAGCAGAGCTGGTTGGCGGTATTGCTGATCTGGAAGATGACCTTGTTGAGGAAGTCACCTCTCTGGTTGAGTGGCCAGTGGTACTGACTGCAACCTTCGAAGAGAAGTTCCTGAAGGTTCCTTCAGAAGCCTTGGTTTACACTATGAAAGGCGACCAGAAGTACTTCCCTGTTTACAGCGAAGACAAGCAGCTTCTGCCTAACTTCATCTTCGTATCAAACATCGAATCGAAGGAACCTCGCCACGTTATCGAAGGTAACGAAAAAGTGGTTCGTCCTCGTCTGGCGGATGCAGAGTTCTTCTTCGACACCGACCGTAAGCGTCCTTTGATTGACCGTCTGCCACAGCTGGAAACGGCTATTTTCCAAAAGCAGTTGGGTACCATCAAAGACAAGACAGACCGCATCACTGAGCTTGCTGGCTACATTGCTGACAAGATTGGTGCTGATGTCGAAAAAGCAAAACGTGCGGGCCTTCTGGCCAAATGCGACCTGATGACCTCCATGGTTTTCGAATTCACCGAAACTCAGGGCGTGATGGGTATGCACTACGCGCGTCATGATGGCGAAGCAGAAGACGTTGCCGTTGCACTGAATGAGCAATACATGCCGCGTTTCGCAGGTGATGAACTGCCAGGCAATGGTGTTTCTTCAGCACTGGCGATGGCAGACAAGCTGGATACCATCGTAGGTATCTTCGGTATTGGCCAGGCACCAAAAGGTTCTGACCCATTTGCGCTGCGTCGTGCTTCTCTGGGTGTCCTTCGCATTATCGTTGAGTACGGTTACGATCTGGATCTGACCGATCTGATTGCCAAAACCAAATCGCTGTTCGGCGACCGTCTGACTAACGATAAGGTTGAAGCTGACGTTATCGAATTCATGCTGGGTCGTTTCCGTGCATGGTATCAGGACGAAGGCCATAGCGTAGATGCCATCCAAGCCGTGCTTGCAATGAACCCTACCCAACCGGCTGATTTCGACAAGCGCGTGAAAGCTGTAACGCACTTCCGTTCACTAGATGCTGCTGAGTCTCTGGCAGCAGCAAACAAACGTGTAGGTAACATCCTAGCGAAATACGACGGCGAATTGTCTGACACCATCAACAGTGAGCTGTTGGTGGAAGATGCAGAGAAGGCGTTGGCTCAAAAGGTCACCTCAATGGTTGAAGCGCTGAAGCCTGTCTTTGCAGCCGGTGATTACCAAGCTGCACTGACCCAATTGGCAGATTTGCGCGAACCTGTTGATACCTTCTTCGACAACGTGATGGTAATGGCTGAAGACGAAGCGCTGAAGGCGAACCGTCTGGCACTGCTCAATACCCTGCGTAGCCAGTTTATGAATGTTGCAGATATCTCTCTGCTTCAGAAATAA
- a CDS encoding LysR family transcriptional regulator — MELEDIYRRDLNLLIALRVLLEEGSVSKAAIRLSLSQSAMSRVLGRLRSLTGDPLFTRHGQQLIPTQRALELNAQLTAPLDTLRHVLSPEEFDPAKCEQSFKIATTDYAMQTILPFALPRIYEEAPGLSLEFAPLQHDQLMRQLTSEGCDMAICRPTGPVDPLQSDRLGLVSVFCMVSKHHPLADKALTLEDYLAYPHAVIAISDGVKALIDEALRGHPEPKLALRAYHLEAAVAMLDSLPLIITVPADLAYLVGEKYDLVIKPLPFDFKPFDYSLIWHPRTEHSAAQVWLRNLIKEECSRLIDTRIKDMGFV, encoded by the coding sequence ATGGAACTTGAAGATATCTACCGCCGCGACTTAAACCTGTTAATCGCGCTTCGTGTGCTGTTGGAAGAAGGTAGCGTGAGTAAAGCGGCTATCCGTTTAAGCCTTAGCCAGTCAGCGATGAGTAGGGTGCTGGGACGATTGAGAAGCCTTACGGGCGATCCCTTGTTTACCCGGCATGGACAACAGCTGATCCCAACCCAAAGAGCGTTGGAGTTGAATGCTCAACTGACAGCGCCACTAGATACACTTCGTCATGTCCTTTCGCCTGAAGAGTTTGATCCGGCCAAGTGTGAGCAGTCTTTTAAGATCGCAACGACTGATTACGCCATGCAAACCATTTTGCCATTTGCATTGCCGCGTATTTATGAGGAAGCGCCAGGTTTGTCACTGGAGTTCGCCCCTTTGCAGCATGACCAGTTAATGCGTCAGTTGACCTCGGAAGGTTGCGACATGGCGATTTGCCGCCCGACTGGTCCGGTTGACCCGCTTCAGTCTGACAGGTTGGGACTGGTGAGCGTATTTTGCATGGTGTCGAAACATCACCCTTTGGCCGATAAAGCGCTGACGCTCGAAGACTACCTGGCTTACCCACATGCAGTGATTGCTATCAGTGATGGTGTGAAAGCGCTGATAGATGAAGCGTTGCGTGGACACCCGGAGCCGAAACTGGCACTACGTGCTTATCACCTGGAAGCCGCTGTGGCGATGCTTGATAGCCTGCCACTTATCATTACCGTTCCTGCTGACTTGGCGTATCTGGTGGGTGAAAAATACGATTTGGTGATTAAACCATTACCGTTTGATTTTAAGCCGTTTGATTACTCCCTGATTTGGCACCCAAGGACGGAGCATTCTGCGGCGCAGGTATGGCTTCGAAACCTGATTAAAGAAGAGTGCAGCCGCCTTATCGATACACGGATTAAAGACATGGGGTTTGTTTGA
- a CDS encoding TMEM165/GDT1 family protein produces the protein MSVLAISIATVALAEIGDKTQLLSLLLASRYRKPVPIILAIFFATILNHAVAAWLGVVVADYLTEEVLRWVLIVSFAVMAVWVLIPDKLDDEESVSNRGPFVASFIAFFIAEIGDKTQVATTVLGAQNAEALTMVIIGTTIGMLLANVPVVLLGHKAANALPLNVVRYVTAGLFAVLAIGTFFMR, from the coding sequence ATGAGCGTGTTAGCGATATCCATTGCCACCGTTGCGTTGGCAGAAATTGGTGATAAAACCCAACTCCTTTCCCTGTTACTGGCCAGTCGATACCGAAAGCCAGTACCTATTATTCTTGCAATCTTTTTCGCCACAATCCTTAACCATGCAGTTGCTGCCTGGCTGGGTGTGGTTGTTGCCGATTATCTTACCGAAGAAGTCTTGCGTTGGGTGCTGATCGTCAGCTTTGCGGTGATGGCAGTTTGGGTGTTGATCCCTGACAAGCTCGATGATGAAGAAAGTGTGTCAAACCGGGGCCCGTTTGTGGCGAGTTTCATCGCCTTCTTTATTGCAGAAATTGGCGACAAAACCCAGGTGGCAACAACGGTACTCGGTGCTCAAAATGCTGAAGCGCTGACCATGGTCATTATTGGTACGACTATCGGTATGCTGCTGGCCAATGTCCCGGTGGTATTGCTGGGTCACAAGGCTGCAAATGCATTGCCATTGAACGTTGTACGGTATGTGACGGCAGGGTTGTTTGCTGTACTCGCGATCGGTACTTTCTTTATGCGATAA
- the glyQ gene encoding glycine--tRNA ligase subunit alpha, translating to MQKFDVKTFQGMILALQDYWAQQGCTIVQPLDMEVGAGTSHPMTCLRAIGPEPIAAAYVQPSRRPTDGRYGENPNRLQHYYQFQTILKPSPDNIQELYLGSLRVLGIDPEVHDIRFVEDNWENPTLGAWGLGWEVWLNGMEVTQFTYFQQVGGLECKPVTGEITYGIERLAMYIQGVDSVYDLVWTDGPFGKVTYGDIFHQNEVEQSTYNFEYADVDFLFTYFDQCEKECKSLLELEKPLPLPAYERILKAGHAFNLLDARKAISVTERQRYILRIRNLTKSVAEAYYASREALGFPMCNKGEEK from the coding sequence ATGCAAAAATTCGACGTTAAAACTTTTCAGGGCATGATCCTCGCGCTGCAGGATTACTGGGCCCAACAAGGTTGTACCATCGTACAACCGCTCGACATGGAGGTAGGTGCAGGCACCTCTCACCCAATGACTTGTCTGCGTGCAATTGGTCCAGAGCCAATCGCAGCAGCTTACGTTCAGCCTTCTCGTCGTCCAACTGACGGCCGTTACGGTGAAAACCCTAACCGTCTGCAACACTACTACCAGTTCCAGACCATCCTGAAGCCGTCTCCGGACAACATTCAGGAACTGTATCTTGGTTCGCTGCGTGTTCTTGGTATTGACCCTGAAGTTCATGACATCCGCTTCGTAGAAGACAACTGGGAAAACCCGACACTGGGTGCCTGGGGTCTTGGCTGGGAAGTTTGGCTGAACGGCATGGAAGTTACCCAGTTTACTTACTTCCAACAAGTAGGTGGTCTTGAGTGTAAGCCTGTTACCGGCGAAATCACTTACGGTATCGAACGTCTGGCGATGTACATCCAAGGCGTCGATTCAGTTTACGATCTGGTATGGACTGATGGCCCATTCGGCAAAGTAACCTACGGCGATATCTTCCACCAGAATGAAGTAGAGCAATCGACCTACAACTTCGAATACGCTGACGTAGACTTCCTGTTCACTTACTTCGACCAGTGCGAGAAAGAGTGTAAATCTCTGCTTGAACTTGAGAAGCCTCTGCCACTACCAGCGTATGAGCGCATCCTGAAAGCAGGTCATGCTTTCAACCTGCTGGACGCACGCAAAGCTATCTCAGTGACCGAGCGTCAACGCTACATCCTGCGTATCCGCAACCTGACCAAGTCAGTTGCTGAAGCGTACTACGCATCCCGTGAAGCTCTTGGCTTCCCAATGTGTAATAAGGGTGAGGAGAAGTAA
- a CDS encoding valine--pyruvate transaminase, translating into MQFSKFGNKFSQHSGITQLMDDLNDGLRNPDAIMLGGGNPAAIPEMLEHFEDLSRRMLDDGSLVAALSNYDGPQGKTAFIAALAEMLNKTYGWQVTSKNIMLTNGSQCAFFYLFNLFGGQYDDGSFKKILLPLTPEYIGYADSGLDPDIFTSFKPTIEHLDNRQFKYHVDFDALEIDESVAAICASRPTNPTGNVLTDEEIAKLDKLARANNIPLIIDNAYGVPFPNIIFEDVKPFWNENTILCSSLSKLGLPGVRCGIIIAQEEIITALSNINGIVSLSPCGVGPALALEMIKTGDLLSLSETVIKPFYQKKAKRSIELLQKAIPDNRFKIHKPEGAIFLWLWFEGLPISTKELYQRLKQRGLLIVPGEYFFIGSDLDWDHTRECLRMNYVQYDDAIARGIEILKEEVEKAYAES; encoded by the coding sequence ATGCAGTTTTCTAAGTTTGGAAATAAGTTTTCTCAGCATTCCGGCATCACACAGTTGATGGACGATCTCAATGACGGACTAAGAAACCCGGATGCCATTATGCTTGGTGGTGGTAACCCAGCGGCGATTCCTGAAATGCTTGAGCATTTTGAAGACTTGAGTAGACGGATGCTAGATGATGGCTCTCTTGTCGCAGCACTCTCAAACTACGATGGCCCGCAAGGGAAAACAGCTTTTATCGCAGCATTGGCAGAGATGTTGAATAAGACATATGGATGGCAGGTGACATCAAAAAACATCATGCTGACCAATGGCAGTCAGTGCGCCTTCTTTTATCTCTTCAACCTTTTCGGCGGGCAGTATGATGACGGCAGCTTTAAGAAGATCCTCCTGCCTTTAACACCTGAATATATTGGTTACGCCGATTCGGGTTTGGACCCTGATATCTTTACCAGCTTCAAACCGACTATCGAGCATCTGGATAACCGCCAGTTTAAATACCATGTAGATTTTGATGCGCTGGAAATTGACGAGTCAGTTGCGGCTATTTGTGCCTCACGACCAACAAACCCAACCGGAAACGTACTTACTGATGAAGAGATCGCAAAGCTTGATAAGCTGGCACGAGCGAACAATATTCCCCTCATCATCGACAATGCTTATGGCGTCCCCTTCCCTAACATCATCTTCGAAGATGTGAAGCCTTTCTGGAATGAGAACACTATCCTGTGTTCAAGCTTATCAAAGTTAGGTTTACCAGGTGTACGCTGCGGCATCATCATTGCGCAGGAAGAGATTATCACTGCCCTATCCAACATCAATGGCATTGTCAGCTTGTCACCTTGTGGTGTTGGCCCTGCACTCGCACTTGAGATGATTAAAACCGGCGACTTACTGTCGCTCAGTGAAACCGTCATTAAGCCCTTCTATCAGAAGAAAGCCAAACGTAGTATCGAGCTTCTTCAAAAAGCGATTCCTGATAACCGATTCAAAATACACAAACCAGAAGGTGCTATCTTCCTTTGGCTTTGGTTTGAGGGGCTACCCATCAGCACCAAAGAACTATACCAGCGCCTAAAGCAACGCGGTTTACTGATTGTACCTGGCGAATACTTCTTTATTGGTTCAGACCTGGATTGGGATCATACCCGTGAATGCCTAAGAATGAACTATGTTCAGTATGACGACGCCATTGCGCGGGGTATCGAGATACTTAAAGAGGAAGTGGAAAAGGCTTACGCTGAGTCTTAA